The following coding sequences lie in one Amycolatopsis cihanbeyliensis genomic window:
- a CDS encoding MAB_1171c family putative transporter, with the protein MTSIVYPVCAAVAVVAMLYRLRVLRRERSAAQWGLAGIYFFTACVWAVMLPGFWQPFSDVFGLPNVSGLIAQLAVILVVACQQIVLLHLSYNATTAQRKAVPRLCALCLALLIMIVLFIRAAEGMGQHPTDFAVTKAAVNPWYLTVYLTAYAVGQIDVARLCWRYRAIAPTVWLRRGLMVLVASVGILVIYLAGRFADIIAGLMGYTGHAWEPIVVIAVGSGSIVQLTAWILPDVGPRLSEAWAWLDRRRAYRQLLPLHDELTRHVPQVVLHVGGAPTRNDGAPAIYRHRNVDRRTRLYRLIVEIRDAQWALRVWMAPVVREAATQHAVAAGLRGDQAAAAIEAAQLRAALHAKTTHQQPSTHVSSPKTVEPEDLVAELAFQRKLARHFQPSAIVVAALATLTPTADVEPA; encoded by the coding sequence ATGACGAGCATCGTGTATCCGGTATGCGCGGCGGTCGCTGTCGTCGCGATGCTCTACCGCCTGCGGGTTCTGCGCCGCGAGCGCTCTGCTGCCCAGTGGGGGTTGGCCGGTATCTACTTCTTCACCGCATGCGTGTGGGCGGTAATGCTGCCGGGGTTCTGGCAACCCTTCAGCGACGTTTTCGGCCTGCCCAACGTGTCAGGGCTGATAGCCCAACTGGCCGTCATTCTCGTGGTGGCCTGCCAGCAGATTGTACTACTTCACCTCAGCTACAACGCCACCACGGCCCAGCGCAAAGCCGTGCCCCGGTTGTGCGCGCTGTGCCTAGCCTTGCTGATAATGATCGTGCTGTTTATTCGAGCGGCGGAAGGCATGGGGCAACACCCGACCGACTTCGCCGTAACCAAGGCCGCAGTCAATCCCTGGTATCTCACTGTGTACCTGACCGCCTACGCCGTGGGCCAGATCGACGTTGCCCGCTTGTGCTGGCGCTACCGCGCTATCGCGCCCACGGTGTGGCTGCGGCGCGGCCTGATGGTTCTCGTGGCGAGCGTCGGCATCCTCGTGATCTACCTCGCCGGCCGCTTCGCCGATATCATCGCGGGCTTGATGGGCTACACCGGGCACGCGTGGGAACCAATCGTGGTGATCGCCGTCGGCTCGGGCAGCATCGTTCAACTTACCGCGTGGATCCTTCCGGATGTCGGGCCTCGCCTGTCCGAGGCGTGGGCGTGGCTGGACCGGCGCCGCGCCTATCGACAGTTGCTGCCTCTGCACGACGAGCTGACCCGGCATGTGCCTCAAGTGGTCCTCCACGTCGGCGGGGCACCGACCCGCAACGACGGCGCGCCGGCGATCTACCGCCATCGCAACGTCGACCGCCGCACTCGGCTCTACCGCTTGATCGTAGAGATTCGGGACGCCCAATGGGCCCTACGCGTCTGGATGGCCCCCGTCGTACGCGAAGCCGCCACCCAGCATGCTGTGGCGGCCGGTCTACGCGGTGACCAGGCGGCCGCTGCGATCGAAGCGGCCCAGTTGCGCGCCGCGCTGCACGCCAAGACCACCCACCAGCAACCGAGCACCCACGTCAGCAGCCCGAAGACGGTCGAACCGGAAGATCTTGTCGCCGAGTTGGCCTTCCAACGCAAACTCGCTCGTCACTTCCAGCCCTCGGCCATCGTGGTCGCAGCGCTGGCCACCCTCACCCCGACCGCCGACGTGGAGCCCGCATGA
- a CDS encoding cytochrome P450 family protein, giving the protein MFDTAYFTNPYATFARLRQAGSVHRVLTPDGLPIWLITGDAEVRAALLDARLALNKAHAHGGYAGFSLPPTLDANLLNRDGADHARLRRLAAVAFTPRRIDGIRDRLDEVVTELADRLAERGTGDLVADYAASIPLRTMGHLLGVPANDQARFAQWTRTMLAPDHPEQVSDAVAAIHRFLLDLIADRRAQPGHDLLSGWITARDEGDRLDENELVSLTFLILWAGIENVTHLISHGTLQLLRHPEQITRLRADPGLLPVAVEELLRYAHADMMAIRRFATEDLHIHGTRIPAGDTVMLALASANRDPARHHDPDRLDLDRNPNTHLSFGLGPHYCLGAALARQQLQLAFDTLLRRFPRLTLATDITALRWRPSFRSHSLLALPVTV; this is encoded by the coding sequence GTGTTCGACACCGCCTACTTCACCAACCCGTACGCCACATTCGCGCGCCTGCGCCAGGCCGGCTCGGTACACCGAGTGCTCACCCCAGACGGTCTGCCGATCTGGCTGATCACAGGTGACGCCGAAGTGCGGGCCGCCCTCCTCGACGCACGTCTCGCGCTGAACAAGGCCCACGCCCACGGTGGCTACGCCGGGTTCTCCCTCCCGCCGACCCTGGATGCCAACCTGCTCAACCGCGACGGCGCCGACCACGCCCGCTTGCGTCGCCTGGCCGCCGTAGCGTTCACCCCACGCCGGATCGACGGAATCCGTGACCGCCTCGACGAGGTGGTCACCGAACTGGCCGACCGCCTCGCCGAGCGGGGCACGGGGGACCTGGTCGCCGACTACGCAGCATCCATCCCCCTACGCACCATGGGCCACCTGTTAGGCGTGCCAGCCAACGACCAAGCCCGCTTCGCCCAATGGACCCGCACCATGCTCGCCCCCGACCACCCGGAGCAGGTCAGTGACGCGGTGGCCGCGATCCACCGGTTTCTGCTCGACCTCATCGCCGACCGCCGCGCCCAGCCCGGCCACGACCTGCTCTCCGGATGGATCACCGCCAGGGACGAAGGCGACCGGCTCGACGAAAACGAGCTCGTCTCCCTGACCTTCCTGATTCTGTGGGCCGGGATCGAGAACGTCACACACCTGATCAGCCACGGCACCCTCCAGCTGCTGCGCCATCCCGAGCAGATAACTCGGCTGCGCGCCGATCCGGGCCTGCTCCCCGTAGCTGTTGAGGAGCTGCTGCGCTACGCCCACGCCGACATGATGGCAATCCGCCGTTTCGCCACCGAAGATCTCCATATCCACGGCACCCGAATCCCCGCAGGAGACACAGTGATGCTCGCCCTGGCCTCAGCCAACCGGGACCCAGCCCGACACCACGACCCCGATCGGCTCGACCTCGACCGCAACCCCAACACCCACCTGTCCTTCGGGCTCGGCCCGCACTACTGCCTCGGTGCAGCCCTGGCAAGGCAACAGCTGCAACTGGCCTTCGACACCCTGCTGCGACGCTTCCCACGGCTCACCCTCGCCACCGACATCACCGCGCTGCGATGGCGACCGTCATTCCGCTCCCACAGCCTGCTCGCCCTACCCGTCACCGTATAG
- a CDS encoding XRE family transcriptional regulator gives MPAQEVHQAIAERLRHVLENHPDGPFTMQGLADLSGLAKRSLYRIQQGANVTLDSLIKISTSLGIDRVAYFLDEEVFRQVNAELAMLKELRQRNITSVRFREASAMALASATDYSELTELLTHIAQDVQRARSKVQPATASDHDAPERS, from the coding sequence ATGCCAGCACAAGAAGTTCATCAAGCGATCGCCGAGCGTCTCCGGCATGTCTTGGAAAATCACCCGGATGGCCCCTTTACAATGCAAGGATTGGCAGATTTGTCCGGCTTGGCGAAGCGGTCGTTGTATCGGATTCAACAGGGTGCGAATGTAACGCTGGACAGTCTGATCAAGATCTCGACCAGTCTGGGTATCGATCGGGTGGCCTATTTCCTTGACGAGGAGGTGTTTCGCCAGGTCAATGCCGAACTGGCGATGCTCAAGGAACTGCGGCAGCGCAACATCACCAGTGTTCGGTTTCGGGAGGCATCCGCCATGGCCCTCGCCAGCGCGACCGACTACTCCGAGTTGACGGAGCTACTCACCCACATCGCACAGGACGTGCAGAGGGCCCGGAGCAAGGTCCAGCCCGCGACTGCCAGCGACCACGACGCTCCTGAGCGGTCGTGA